The genomic window GAGCGGGAGCGCAAGGTCACCCTGGGGGTGTCCGGCTACCACGCGGGGCAGCGGATCCAGCAGTACGTCCGGGACGAGATGATCGCCCACGCGACCCGGGTCGGCGTCGAGATCGTGCCGCTGGTGCGGCCCTTCGGTGCCGATCCCGACACCGTGTACCTCCAGCACGTGCTGACCGGCGAGCCGGTGGTGGTGGAGCCGGCAGCAGCGCTCGTGCTGGCCCAGGGCCACCTGCCGGTCACCGACCTGATGGACCGGCTCGACGGGTTCCCGGCCGAGGTGCACCTGGTGGGGGACTGCCTGGCCCCCCGGACGGTCGAGGAGGCCGTGCTCGAGGGCCTGGTCGCAGCCAGCGCTCTCTAGCTGGTTCCCCTGGCTCGGCCCGGTCGCCCCGCCGTCAGGATCTGGTGGCAGTCCACGCGGGAACCAGCCTGCAGGTCGATCAACAGCGTCACCGGGATCCCAGCGCCCAGCAGCTACATCACGAGGCTCTCGGTCGAATCCGGTGTCGCGATCGTCATCACAGGGCAATCCATCGGCGCGGGCGACGGCCGCCTGCTAGCCCGAAGGTGTGATCGGACTCGTCAGGTGCGTCACAGCGACGGTCCGGCGTCCGCCTCGAGGTGGGTCACTGGCACGGGGGTGGCCCGGGTCAGCCGGTGCGGCAGGTCCATGACCAGCCAGCGGGACAGGTGTCGGGGCAGCGTGGCCACGACCACGCCGTCGAAGTGCTGCTCACGCAGGAGCACGCGGACCCGTTCGAGCGGTTCGGCGTCCACGACCGCTCCGGTCGCCGTGACCCCAGCCGCGCTCAGCCGGCCGAGCTCGTGCTCCAGCCGGGCCTCGGCCAGCGCTCGGGCGATCCGTTCGGCGTCGGGGACCAGCCGGTCGATCGCCGGATAGTCCCACTGGTGCAGACCCTCCGTCTGCGTAACAGGGACGACGAAGTGCACCGTGCACTCTCCGGCGGCGGCCAGCTCGTCCAGGTGGGCGGTGAGCCGCTCACCTCCGAGCGTCTGGTTGGCGACGATGAGGTAGTGCGCCATCGCGATCGCCTCCTCGCTTCGCAAGCCTCGTCCTCCATGCCACTCGCGTGCCGAGCCTCCGTCAAGTGCAGGTGGACCTTGACCATGCCCGGGAAGAGCGGGAGGTTGGAACCGATGACGACGGAGGGACGGCCATGTCCAAGATCGTCCATTTCGAGATCCCCGTCGACGACCCGCCGCGCGCCCTCGCGTTCTACCGGGACGCGCTGGGCTGGGAGATCTCCGGGTACGGCGACGAGCAGTACTGGCTGGTGCGAGCCGGCGCCCCGGACGAGGCTGGCGCGGACGGCGCTCTGATCGCCCGGGGCGACCTGCACCGCAGCCCGGTGCTGGTCGCGGGGGTCGGGGACATCGGCGCGGTGCTGGATCGGGTTCGAGCCGCCGGCGGCGAGGTCGTGTCCGACCGGGCGGCGGTTCCCGGCTTTGGCTGGGCGGCGTACGTGCGCGACCCGGAGGGCAACGTCGTGGGGCTGTTCCAGCCGGACGCGGATGCCGGCCGCTGACCGGGTGAGGGCGGCACTTTCTGGCCCTGCCCTGCGTCCGCCCATCGCGTAGCCTGAACGTGTGACCGGGTC from Actinomycetes bacterium includes these protein-coding regions:
- a CDS encoding VOC family protein, with protein sequence MSKIVHFEIPVDDPPRALAFYRDALGWEISGYGDEQYWLVRAGAPDEAGADGALIARGDLHRSPVLVAGVGDIGAVLDRVRAAGGEVVSDRAAVPGFGWAAYVRDPEGNVVGLFQPDADAGR